Genomic segment of Chloroflexota bacterium:
CCCGTTCACTGAACACTTGTCGAAACGCCCCGATCACAGGCATAATGTCGTTGGGCAGAGTGAACATTTGGCTTCTCCTTCGTCGGAAAGCCAGCTTACTCTGCCCTTTCGTTCTTGTCCACTAAATGGATAAAGTCCAGTTTCATGCGATGCTCTCCCATGTCTCGAAACGTCACTCCGGCGGGTAAATAACTGCGCACCAGATCGGCGACCTCCACCGAGATCAGAATCTGTCCGCCGTACCCGGCCGACATAATTCGGGCGACGCGATTGAGGGTATGAGTCGTCGCGTAATCGTCGCCGCGCGCTTCAGCCTGACCGATATGCAACCCCATGCGCACACAAACCGGAGTGCTCGTGGGCCATAGTTCCGAAGTCAAACCGCGTTGGGCGATCACTGCTGCCTCAATTGCCTGAGCCGGAGCCGCAAAGGCGGCTTGAAAAGCATCGCCGATGATTTTGTACACCTGGCCGCCGTTGGACTCAATGGCGGCCCGCAGGAGGGCATGGTGGCGTTCGAGCGCGA
This window contains:
- a CDS encoding adenylate/guanylate cyclase domain-containing protein; translation: MNHLPSGTVTFLFTDIEGSTPLWEREPEKMTVALERHHALLRAAIESNGGQVYKIIGDAFQAAFAAPAQAIEAAVIAQRGLTSELWPTSTPVCVRMGLHIGQAEARGDDYATTHTLNRVARIMSAGYGGQILISVEVADLVRSYLPAGVTFRDMGEHRMKLDFIHLVDKNERAE